The Denticeps clupeoides chromosome 4, fDenClu1.1, whole genome shotgun sequence genome segment ctgtccctgtaactactgattgtaagtgtaactctggataagggcgtctgataaatgctgtaaatgtaaataactgaCGTTATGATAAACTGTATACCACCAACCACTGAAATATCctaaattaacatttcaaaaaCAGTGTGCTTGCCATttctacagaaaaaaagataaataatcaTGAGTGCATGGGAAGCCTGCAGGAACAATCCAGTGCTGAAGTCGTGTGGCCCGTGGTCTGTCCCCTGCGTCCGAGACCGGGGGTCCGGGGGTCTAGGGGCTCAGGCTTACAGGTTTTCTACTGCACAGAGTTACGCAACAGACGCTCCAGTTGGCGACGGCGAAATTAAAGCACGCATCCATTTTCCATTTTGCCTAATCCGCATGATTTCTGCAGGGATTAACAGACCAATCGTGAATATTGAGAGAGTGCTCGGGACGCGGGGACGCGCGCGCGCTCGCGCGCTCTGCGGCGGGTTCggcgcgccgcgccgcgtctGAACGTGAACTCGGGGATGGTGCCTGCCACGGGATTAGCGGGAGATGCCGGCTACTTCTCACGACAACTCGCTGGATAATGCGCGTTCAAATGCTGCCGGGCTGATTAAAGGTAAAGCGctctcctttaaaaaaaaaaataaataaaaaatgcctcGCTGCATTGAAGGAATGCAGTTTGGTGTCGTGATGAATTGTAGTTTTGTTAAGTTGGTTTGGTTCTTCTTTGGCGGGGTAGTGTGTGTAAAAACAGCGGCTAGTCCCCGTTAGTCCGTTCGGGACACCTTCACGCCCGTGACTCACTTTAATAACTGTGTTATGTGCGTTATGTGCATTACGTTGATTACGTGGTGTACGTCACTGTAATCCTTTCCAAATCAGACAGTGAGCCTGCGTGAGCCCACTTTCACATCTAAACTAACTCCAGTTTCATGCAAGTTCTCCTCTCAGCATGACTCCTCGTTCCAGGCAATGGAGGAGAAAACTGCACTGGCAAGAGGACATCACCCGCCAAGTCCTAAACGCCTAGCCAAGAGAGCAGAGGCATCACCACAGCTCTCAAGCGATGTGGACCTTCTCAGCGGGGACCCTCCCGAACCCATGACGCCACCGCCTTCTTCAAGCTCCCCCTGCTCCTCTCCGCCTCTGTCAGGGTCGGCTGTGTCTGCTCTGCAGTCAAAGGTCAAAGCCCTGTCCCATAGGAGGACCGTGGACAGGGAGAAAGATGACCTGGCACCAGATATCCAGCTGTTCCCTTCACAAAGGAGAGAAGGGGATGAATCCAGAAAAGGCACCAGCAGTGATAAGGAGGCAGTGGAGCTGCAGTTCGAGGGGAATACCTTCCTGACCagctctctgtctccaggagagcCCGTTGCCCAGGTGCCTGTGCAGGGTGAGCCGGGGAAAGAGGGCATGTTGCTGTGTGTGGCTAGACAGCCAAGAGGGCTTGGAGAGGGGGCCAGTTTGGAAAGCCTCCTCTCAGATGGTGCCGTCGGTTTGCAGGAAGACACTTATGATCCAAATCCTTGCTCTTCTTCCACCTACTCCAGACACTGGGCCCCTCCAAAGGGTTTTTGGAAGGCTGCTCGCCCAGAGACGCTGCTTCTGAATGGAAAGAGTGGATCCCTGCCAGTGCTCTTAAAAGAGGAGCCGCCTCCAGTCGGAGAAGGATGTCACAGGAAGCCAAAGCTAAAGATAGAGAGCGGGGACGTGGCCGTAAATAAGGAGCTGCACAGGTCCGACAGCCTGGAGAGCCACCTCAGGCACTGCTGGCAGAAAGATGAAGGTCCAGGGGGGCTGTGGCGGGCAGATAGCTGGGACAGCGTATGTCCTCGTGGAGGAGCTCGCTCACTGGCTGAAAGGGTGGAGATGAACCGGAAGGTGCTCCACAGGCACCTAGTTAAAGACTTTGACGCAACAACAGTTTACCTGGATGTACCACACCTTCAGGAGGATGACTGGAGAAGGGCAGAGGTCAGAGGTATGACATGAATGGCAATAGTCAGGTCAAGATTCAATATTTTGTACGTCAAAATAAATAACTACTCAGAGTACAAGATAACAAATGTCCATTCCATAACATGCAACAAGTAGCTACATAATGTGTACATAAGtagaataattaaataatagatAAAATGAGTGTACAGAACAAACTATTACATTGACAGCCTAACCTAATGCAGTAGGGAGATGTCAGTGCAAGAGTTATTCATCATAATTTAATGTCACGAAAATGCAAAGGCAAATAGGCCTGTGAAGCATAAACACATAGACTGAATGAACACTCAGTAGTGTTCCAGCACATGACCAAactgtacccccccccccaggtctGGATTGGTCACTTGCAGGTTACAAATACAGTGTATAAATACTGTGTCACAGGGCGGATCAGGAGCACCCAGAGCAGATGTGACTTCCCTCGGATATGATTAGAGATGTGGGGGTTGGGCCAGAGTCGCTGTGTATGATCAgataatgatgttttaatgccGCACGTTGAACTCGATGACTGAAATGTGCCGCTCCACTTCTCTGGGTGTGTTACACAACAAGGGTGCAAGCTATGCTACATAAAAATCAGGGTCAGGGGGCTTTGAGTTAGTGCGATTTCAAATTGAGACCGCAATATATAATTTCAAAACTTGAATGTGACCTATACAATTATATTGAAAAACAAATCTGTTAGGGGATGTGCACACCCCTTAAACCAATGCTTTTGCAGCACCTTTTAATTTAATCATTGCATTCATCTTAGGTAGGAATCTATTAGCACAAGACATCTGGCAATATTTCCTGTCAAAAGCATTGGattcctttcatggctgcccactgctcacaaggtgatgggttaaatgcagaggacaaactttgttgtgtgcactttgtgctgtgcttgcaATTATAGTGGAcctgaatgtttttgtttaattcctGAACCTTATCTGATGCCAGGTATGCACCCAATAATCCTTAATGctgttattaaataaaatatgctttAGCAAAGTATCGTTTAAGGTGTATAGTCTTGTTTGTATTTCAgttgaattgtacaggttataggTTACAGGAagttaaaaattatttatttattctcattttGTGCATCACTGTGTACACATTGTGTACACTTTTTAATGTcagctttactttatttaatttttttcatcataTGAAGCATACATTTCTTAAAACCACCCATTTTAATTAACAATTCTTTCTAGGTATTTTACAGTAGATGTGCTTTCTCTTAACTAacatttggatatttttggtTACTAGGTTTACTGGGAGACAGTGAGACTGATTTAACCATGAGTCCCCTTGAGTATGAGCAGATTTATAGGTATGTCTATTGTCAAATGCATACTTTATGCCACTGCTATCAGGAGTAAAACACACGTATTTCCCATAAAAATATACTTAGAAATGTTTAAGTGTGGGTGTATTGTTTTCTGTGAAAACATAAAAAGCATCTGAATAAAAGTGTTCTTCAGATGCACATAATACTTTTTATTCTAGCTCTCTTTATTTCCTCAATTCCACTGGTAAAAAACTTAATCGAAATTGTCCACAGACACTGGATCATACTGGATTGTGTATTAAAACCTGCATGTATTTATGGAAACAGCCGTGAGGCTTCTATAATGTTCCTGGATGTTCCTATAATGTTTGTGTGATATACTCAGAGACACATTTCTAATCATACAGTGCAGTGCAATGTGTCTCTCCATGCTTTTAAAGAGATTATATAAAGCTGCTTTGTAGGAAGCCGGTGTTTATGTATCATTACCCAGAGTGCCACTGGACATAGGAACATACTGTAACGTTatgtcattcatagttttgatgtagTTTTGATTAAAAGGTTGAAAATATTTAGACGTTTGTAAGAATTACATTTAGGCTTGCATGGCTACAAGGTAATGTTCACCACCCTTGTAAGTGTACATGATACTGAATATGTATCATGTAACTTATGTTTGCATAGCTACTGCAGCATTTGTAGTGTGTAGTAATATATAGCTTTGCATCCTTTCCATTTGTGTCAGATATATGGTGACCACTGCTGACTTGCCCCTTAGCCCACGTCATGAGCAAGCAAAGCGCTTGCTGGAGAGGGCTCGGTCAAAAGCCCGATCCCAAGCATCTAAGGATGAACAGCCAGCCCAGCCCTCATTGAGGGAAGTTCcgtaagtccactttattgttgTTCATTCTCgtcatctttcttttctttccactTGTGTGCAGGAATCAGCCGAAGTTGTGTAATAGATTAGAGGCTTCTCAGTAATCACAGACCCAGTGATGTGTGATTTGAAACCCAAGTAGGATATTGTAGAGACGCTGAACTGCACTGTGCGAGTTATGTAATCATGTTTATGACGTTGTAATTATGTTCTCATGTCTGTGTCATGTGGTAAGTCCTGTCTTTGTTTTGTAAAGAATAAACATCCAAAGGCAAGGCAAACCAGGAGTTAAAGACAACCAGATGTAAGCAGTTGTATTAAAACATGTTATGTGAGTTTTCATAATAGATCACTTCACAAAGATATTTAAGTTGGCCTGGGTATTTTGCATATTGCCTGATACATCTGAAATTGCTAAATGATGCTGACAtcagcagaaggttgccggttcgaaacccgatccaccaaggtgccactgaggtgccactgagcaaagcaccggtcccacacactgctccccgggcaggcGCTATTACATGTTCCATGGTACATTGCATTGTAAAATCTTTAAACAGGACACCACATAAGTGTCTTTTGAGCAATAATTTCAGCTGAGTTATATAGAAGTTTAAACTTGCCTATGACACATATAagcacaaattcacaggtttgAGCACCACTAATATTATTACCCAAGAAAATTTCTATTTGGTGGCTGATTGCATAGACATTTCTTTAACCATTGACTAATTGGTCAACTTGTTAaccaattaaaatgattaagaagtaaataattttgtaaatataatgttaaaaaatagatgtttggtttgtttgtgtctTGTAGAGAGCTGCACTCTGGCTTGCCTCTTCTACACAAGACTCTCCTTGTTGCACCCAAAGAGGAATTAACCATAGAGCCCATGCAGTTCCTTGATGCCAGAGGTAGGGACTCTGAGCATGGGGTACGTTCACGACGTCCAGGACAGTCACCCACGCGTGTTCGCTTTGAGGATGAGTCTGAGAAGGAGGCAGAACGGCGTTACTTGGAGAGGGTGCGGGAGCGTGGGCCTGTTCCCACTGAGAAGTCACAAGCTGGATCAGTTTTGAAGCCAGATCCCAGTCTACAGAGTCCTGCAGAGCCCAGCAAAGGACATGGATCAGCTTGGGGTCAAGCAGGCATCTCCACGGGCACCGCCAGAGAAGGTCCCTTAAGCCATGCTGTTCTACCTCAAGAGGAGGTTGTCCAGAAATGTGATGCGTGTGGTTCCATCCTGGGGATTTTGGCAGCTGTTGATTTACATGGACAGCAGTTGTTGAGCTGCACTGATCCTCGAGGAAAGCCAGCCCCCAGGTGGGTCTCTCCTGGTCACAATACCCGCCTTCGCGCCTCTGGAATAGGAGCATTCCCTTTCACTGGAGGCTTGCGACTGGCTGAATGTGTAGGCGGTGCAGGAGAGAGGGTGTCTGCTTTCGGGAAGCTCAGAAGGAGAAGTAGGAAAGTTGAAAGTAGGACAGAGGCTGGACATGTTCCCTATGCACGGAGCCAAGATCTTTGGGCACAAAGAAGGAATTCATATTCTAAAAACAAGTCGAGTGCTGATGAGCGCAGCCCTATGCAGTCCCAGGCAGCAGAGGTACCTCCGATAGGTGTCACCTTTGCTTTAGGTTCTCCAACTGAGCTCTCACCATCTGCAGATCCAGGTCCTAGCAACCTCAGGGTCTCCCCTACCCAACAGCTGCCCATAAAGTCAGCCCTGAAGTCAGGACCCAAGATGCGGCCGGCTGGGCAACGTGTGGTGAAACTTATGCCATCACCCCAATACCGGCTTATTCACCTTGATCAATCCATGGAGGGCAGTTCCCACCTGCTGGATCTTCATGCAGAAGATCAGCTGACTATAGCACCAGGAGCTGCTACCACCAGCACTGGCCTGATCCCCTGCATTAAGCCGTCCTCTCTCAGGTACGCCACAGCCAAGGTTACCTCAGACCTGCCACCTCAAGGTATATGGGATACTTCATCAAAAGCAGTAACAGGTGAACAGTTCTTCAAACATCTTATTCATCACATTGTGATTTCCTGGGTCTTCACACTTTCTTAATAATAAATCTTGTCCTCTGTTTGTCCTACAGCCCATTTGGTTTGTGAGGATGTTCTGTGCCGTGACCCCAGTACTGCATCCGCTGCTGTACTCCAACAAGATTGTCGGCCGGCTCTACGCTGTGTGGGCATGTCTAGGGCTGAGAACCTCAGAGCAGAGCTTCTGAGGTCAGAGCACCGTAAAGCAGAACTTTTGTGGGAGGACATGCCTGATGGGACAAGGTGAGCCTTCAGGATATGTTGGGTATGTGCCTGATTTTAAAAGTAGTTTTATGTCAAGGCTGTGTTTTATGTACCCTGTCCTGTATGTACCCTGAACTCATGGGGCGTGTTCAGGAGGGCTGTGACAGAGAGGGAGGGTAAACCAAAGCTCTCCCTACGCCGCTTCTTCTCTGCCATGGGGCTTAACAGTGTGGGCAAGTTGGTGAAAGGCAACCGCTCCAGCAGCATGGAGCACTTGAGCTCCCCGTCGCCAcgacacacctccccctgcccCAGCCCTACGCACAGGAGACAACCACCGCTACAGAGAACACCCTCCCTGCAGTCCCTGCATACAGTAAGGCTGAGTCCAGATTGCGTAACCACAAGTAGAGATTGCACCAGGTCATTAAAAAAGTAATTCTGGatgacaaataatcacaaaaaacattctGAGGGACGAAGCCGACTTAAATATGACGGTTAAAATGTGACCGACTCAACATTGCTGTGTCCTCATAGAACATAACCATCAGGCAAATGTGCAGCAGGAACTCCCTCAATTGATGAAGAATTTCTTCATTCCTTATTGGCCAGTCTGTGGCATTTTACCTACAAACCTATAACTAGCTTCTCTCTAGCTTTTTTTGGACATATTGTTTGAACTCTATTCTAATGCATTTTTCAGAGTCAGGACATCTGCTTACTGTTTAagcacttcatttttttatttgtttgctgtttAGTGGTAGCAGTTTTAGTAGCCTGGTGGataacaccctcgcctatgatccagaagaccacaatgtcacagtTTTAATTCCCACTGacttgtgtccctaagcaagacacttgacccctgagtgtctccgggaaCTGTCCCTATAACTGTTTTGTGGTGTGAAAATGCCTATAATTAagaatatatttctatatatttaatatatatataaatttatatatgtTTCTATATATAATCTTGCAATTTCTGACAACTTAATGCAGTTGTTCAAAACATCAATCAAGTCATGTGAAGTAAGATGTATAGTCTACAGGTGCAGTCGTGTATAGTACAATGCCCCCTGAAGTCCACTTGTTGCCGCTCACcgctcccacacacaccccaaaatcTCACTCCAaagtttgtaagtcgctctggataacggcgtgtgataaatactgtaaacgTATTCTCCTTCAAACagctgcagaaaaacaaaaagttgtCAGCCCTGCTTGTTTTGCACTGT includes the following:
- the LOC114788979 gene encoding uncharacterized protein LOC114788979 isoform X1; the encoded protein is MEEKTALARGHHPPSPKRLAKRAEASPQLSSDVDLLSGDPPEPMTPPPSSSSPCSSPPLSGSAVSALQSKVKALSHRRTVDREKDDLAPDIQLFPSQRREGDESRKGTSSDKEAVELQFEGNTFLTSSLSPGEPVAQVPVQGEPGKEGMLLCVARQPRGLGEGASLESLLSDGAVGLQEDTYDPNPCSSSTYSRHWAPPKGFWKAARPETLLLNGKSGSLPVLLKEEPPPVGEGCHRKPKLKIESGDVAVNKELHRSDSLESHLRHCWQKDEGPGGLWRADSWDSVCPRGGARSLAERVEMNRKVLHRHLVKDFDATTVYLDVPHLQEDDWRRAEVRGLLGDSETDLTMSPLEYEQIYRYMVTTADLPLSPRHEQAKRLLERARSKARSQASKDEQPAQPSLREVPINIQRQGKPGVKDNQIELHSGLPLLHKTLLVAPKEELTIEPMQFLDARGRDSEHGVRSRRPGQSPTRVRFEDESEKEAERRYLERVRERGPVPTEKSQAGSVLKPDPSLQSPAEPSKGHGSAWGQAGISTGTAREGPLSHAVLPQEEVVQKCDACGSILGILAAVDLHGQQLLSCTDPRGKPAPRWVSPGHNTRLRASGIGAFPFTGGLRLAECVGGAGERVSAFGKLRRRSRKVESRTEAGHVPYARSQDLWAQRRNSYSKNKSSADERSPMQSQAAEVPPIGVTFALGSPTELSPSADPGPSNLRVSPTQQLPIKSALKSGPKMRPAGQRVVKLMPSPQYRLIHLDQSMEGSSHLLDLHAEDQLTIAPGAATTSTGLIPCIKPSSLRYATAKVTSDLPPQGIWDTSSKAVTAHLVCEDVLCRDPSTASAAVLQQDCRPALRCVGMSRAENLRAELLRSEHRKAELLWEDMPDGTRRAVTEREGKPKLSLRRFFSAMGLNSVGKLVKGNRSSSMEHLSSPSPRHTSPCPSPTHRRQPPLQRTPSLQSLHTESPLAQLRKVSSVQSLQSPKRRTERSTILGEVPYSLSPRSDTREFEKAMSLEDLSVTRGTRPQGRLVQAFSDGSLLVELSRPANGPFGFVISRGKGRPGSGVFVDKVGEGSAENIYTGLLGVGDEILEVNGEVVAGLPLDQVTRLMTRDNTASIRILPHRWIQS
- the LOC114788979 gene encoding uncharacterized protein LOC114788979 isoform X3, producing the protein MEEKTALARGHHPPSPKRLAKRAEASPQLSSDVDLLSGDPPEPMTPPPSSSSPCSSPPLSGSAVSALQSKVKALSHRRTVDREKDDLAPDIQLFPSQRREGDESRKGTSSDKEAVELQFEGNTFLTSSLSPGEPVAQVPVQGEPGKEGMLLCVARQPRGLGEGASLESLLSDGAVGLQEDTYDPNPCSSSTYSRHWAPPKGFWKAARPETLLLNGKSGSLPVLLKEEPPPVGEGCHRKPKLKIESGDVAVNKELHRSDSLESHLRHCWQKDEGPGGLWRADSWDSVCPRGGARSLAERVEMNRKVLHRHLVKDFDATTVYLDVPHLQEDDWRRAEVRGLLGDSETDLTMSPLEYEQIYRYMVTTADLPLSPRHEQAKRLLERARSKARSQASKDEQPAQPSLREVPELHSGLPLLHKTLLVAPKEELTIEPMQFLDARGRDSEHGVRSRRPGQSPTRVRFEDESEKEAERRYLERVRERGPVPTEKSQAGSVLKPDPSLQSPAEPSKGHGSAWGQAGISTGTAREGPLSHAVLPQEEVVQKCDACGSILGILAAVDLHGQQLLSCTDPRGKPAPRWVSPGHNTRLRASGIGAFPFTGGLRLAECVGGAGERVSAFGKLRRRSRKVESRTEAGHVPYARSQDLWAQRRNSYSKNKSSADERSPMQSQAAEVPPIGVTFALGSPTELSPSADPGPSNLRVSPTQQLPIKSALKSGPKMRPAGQRVVKLMPSPQYRLIHLDQSMEGSSHLLDLHAEDQLTIAPGAATTSTGLIPCIKPSSLRYATAKVTSDLPPQGIWDTSSKAVTAHLVCEDVLCRDPSTASAAVLQQDCRPALRCVGMSRAENLRAELLRSEHRKAELLWEDMPDGTRRAVTEREGKPKLSLRRFFSAMGLNSVGKLVKGNRSSSMEHLSSPSPRHTSPCPSPTHRRQPPLQRTPSLQSLHTESPLAQLRKVSSVQSLQSPKRRTERSTILGEVPYSLSPRSDTREFEKAMSLEDLSVTRGTRPQGRLVQAFSDGSLLVELSRPANGPFGFVISRGKGRPGSGVFVDKVGEGSAENIYTGLLGVGDEILEVNGEVVAGLPLDQVTRLMTRDNTASIRILPHRWIQS
- the LOC114788979 gene encoding uncharacterized protein LOC114788979 isoform X4; this translates as MEEKTALARGHHPPSPKRLAKRAEASPQLSSDVDLLSGDPPEPMTPPPSSSSPCSSPPLSGSAVSALQSKVKALSHRRTVDREKDDLAPDIQLFPSQRREGDESRKGTSSDKEAVELQFEGNTFLTSSLSPGEPVAQVPVQGEPGKEGMLLCVARQPRGLGEGASLESLLSDGAVGLQEDTYDPNPCSSSTYSRHWAPPKGFWKAARPETLLLNGKSGSLPVLLKEEPPPVGEGCHRKPKLKIESGDVAVNKELHRSDSLESHLRHCWQKDEGPGGLWRADSWDSVCPRGGARSLAERVEMNRKVLHRHLVKDFDATTVYLDVPHLQEDDWRRAEVRGLLGDSETDLTMSPLEYEQIYSPRHEQAKRLLERARSKARSQASKDEQPAQPSLREVPELHSGLPLLHKTLLVAPKEELTIEPMQFLDARGRDSEHGVRSRRPGQSPTRVRFEDESEKEAERRYLERVRERGPVPTEKSQAGSVLKPDPSLQSPAEPSKGHGSAWGQAGISTGTAREGPLSHAVLPQEEVVQKCDACGSILGILAAVDLHGQQLLSCTDPRGKPAPRWVSPGHNTRLRASGIGAFPFTGGLRLAECVGGAGERVSAFGKLRRRSRKVESRTEAGHVPYARSQDLWAQRRNSYSKNKSSADERSPMQSQAAEVPPIGVTFALGSPTELSPSADPGPSNLRVSPTQQLPIKSALKSGPKMRPAGQRVVKLMPSPQYRLIHLDQSMEGSSHLLDLHAEDQLTIAPGAATTSTGLIPCIKPSSLRYATAKVTSDLPPQGIWDTSSKAVTAHLVCEDVLCRDPSTASAAVLQQDCRPALRCVGMSRAENLRAELLRSEHRKAELLWEDMPDGTRRAVTEREGKPKLSLRRFFSAMGLNSVGKLVKGNRSSSMEHLSSPSPRHTSPCPSPTHRRQPPLQRTPSLQSLHTESPLAQLRKVSSVQSLQSPKRRTERSTILGEVPYSLSPRSDTREFEKAMSLEDLSVTRGTRPQGRLVQAFSDGSLLVELSRPANGPFGFVISRGKGRPGSGVFVDKVGEGSAENIYTGLLGVGDEILEVNGEVVAGLPLDQVTRLMTRDNTASIRILPHRWIQS
- the LOC114788979 gene encoding uncharacterized protein LOC114788979 isoform X2, with protein sequence MEEKTALARGHHPPSPKRLAKRAEASPQLSSDVDLLSGDPPEPMTPPPSSSSPCSSPPLSGSAVSALQSKVKALSHRRTVDREKDDLAPDIQLFPSQRREGDESRKGTSSDKEAVELQFEGNTFLTSSLSPGEPVAQVPVQGEPGKEGMLLCVARQPRGLGEGASLESLLSDGAVGLQEDTYDPNPCSSSTYSRHWAPPKGFWKAARPETLLLNGKSGSLPVLLKEEPPPVGEGCHRKPKLKIESGDVAVNKELHRSDSLESHLRHCWQKDEGPGGLWRADSWDSVCPRGGARSLAERVEMNRKVLHRHLVKDFDATTVYLDVPHLQEDDWRRAEVRGLLGDSETDLTMSPLEYEQIYSPRHEQAKRLLERARSKARSQASKDEQPAQPSLREVPINIQRQGKPGVKDNQIELHSGLPLLHKTLLVAPKEELTIEPMQFLDARGRDSEHGVRSRRPGQSPTRVRFEDESEKEAERRYLERVRERGPVPTEKSQAGSVLKPDPSLQSPAEPSKGHGSAWGQAGISTGTAREGPLSHAVLPQEEVVQKCDACGSILGILAAVDLHGQQLLSCTDPRGKPAPRWVSPGHNTRLRASGIGAFPFTGGLRLAECVGGAGERVSAFGKLRRRSRKVESRTEAGHVPYARSQDLWAQRRNSYSKNKSSADERSPMQSQAAEVPPIGVTFALGSPTELSPSADPGPSNLRVSPTQQLPIKSALKSGPKMRPAGQRVVKLMPSPQYRLIHLDQSMEGSSHLLDLHAEDQLTIAPGAATTSTGLIPCIKPSSLRYATAKVTSDLPPQGIWDTSSKAVTAHLVCEDVLCRDPSTASAAVLQQDCRPALRCVGMSRAENLRAELLRSEHRKAELLWEDMPDGTRRAVTEREGKPKLSLRRFFSAMGLNSVGKLVKGNRSSSMEHLSSPSPRHTSPCPSPTHRRQPPLQRTPSLQSLHTESPLAQLRKVSSVQSLQSPKRRTERSTILGEVPYSLSPRSDTREFEKAMSLEDLSVTRGTRPQGRLVQAFSDGSLLVELSRPANGPFGFVISRGKGRPGSGVFVDKVGEGSAENIYTGLLGVGDEILEVNGEVVAGLPLDQVTRLMTRDNTASIRILPHRWIQS